From Deferrisoma camini S3R1, the proteins below share one genomic window:
- a CDS encoding class I SAM-dependent methyltransferase, with product MDQDYSKRFYEKVAPVYDWVFGKTMDEGRREAARRVRPGERVLEVGVGTGLGLRHYPSGCEVLGIDICPRMIRKARWRALVNGNGSRILLRCMDATALELPDESFDVVVAPYVITTVGDPARLCREMRRVCRRGGRVVVVSNTREHGAWGAVKCRLSPVMERVGFCTDLDVPSVLEEAGLRIEEARRVNLGVHKLFVARKPHQTTA from the coding sequence ATGGATCAGGACTACTCCAAGCGCTTTTACGAGAAGGTCGCGCCGGTATACGACTGGGTGTTCGGTAAGACCATGGACGAGGGACGGCGCGAGGCGGCCCGGCGGGTTCGCCCCGGCGAGCGGGTGCTCGAGGTGGGGGTGGGTACCGGTCTCGGCCTGCGCCACTATCCGTCGGGGTGCGAGGTGCTGGGCATCGACATCTGCCCTCGCATGATCCGCAAGGCCCGGTGGCGGGCCCTGGTGAACGGCAACGGCTCGCGGATCCTGCTGCGGTGCATGGACGCCACCGCCCTCGAGCTGCCGGACGAGTCCTTCGACGTGGTGGTGGCGCCCTACGTGATCACCACCGTGGGCGACCCGGCGCGGCTGTGCCGGGAGATGCGGCGGGTGTGCCGGCGGGGGGGGCGGGTGGTGGTGGTGAGCAACACCCGGGAGCACGGTGCCTGGGGGGCCGTCAAGTGCAGGCTTTCGCCGGTGATGGAACGGGTGGGGTTCTGCACCGACCTGGACGTGCCCTCGGTGCTCGAGGAGGCCGGGCTGCGGATCGAGGAGGCCCGGCGGGTGAACCTGGGGGTTCACAAGCTGTTCGTGGCCCGCAAGCCGCATCAGACCACCGCCTGA
- the uvrA gene encoding excinuclease ABC subunit UvrA, with product MERPHAPSLRIVGARQNNLRDLTLEIPHDRFVVITGVSGSGKSSLAFDTVFAEGQWRFLESLPAYARLLSEKGVRPAVDAMDNVRPAVALEQRNPVRTARSTLGTATELYDLFRLLYAAAGRVRCPRCGEPGRAWSPEALALHLLEARGGQRVTVEVPLDRLTWLPREGWARNLSARGFARARVEGRIRPLDEPDLPRLPPAGGALVLDRIVLEPSRRSRIVSALEQGFSLGGGLVCVTGDDGVPARFSALRRCDRCDLDLPVPRPVLFSFNHPLGACPTCTGFGAVLEWDETKVVPDPGKTLRQGAVEPWQTPANRWWQDQLVRHGPAAGVPLDTPWAELGPEVRRLVWEGGSGFEGIREFFEYLEGKRYKMHVRVFLARYRSPRTCPDCGGARLGPAALAVTVDGRTIADASRMDLAALGRWVRGLGPVVGPRGQAVLWRIEDRIGTLVRLGLHYLTMDRPTRTLSGGEAQRAALALQLQNHLTGTTYVLDEPTVGLHARDVDVLGEVLRELTGRGNTVIVVEHDLSLIRRADWTIEMGPGGGRRGGRIVFQGPPRELARADTPTGRHLARRAGGRPPAEPRRPRGFLTLEGCRLHNLRDLEVSVPLGVLVCVTGVSGSGKSTLVADTLRPLLESKGVRGPARLVLPPDPPVEGVRLVDQSPMGRTPRSIPLTYVGAYKAVRDLFAGLPAARRLGLGPAHFSFNVKGGRCERCGGTGYEKLEMYLFEDLFVPCPECDGRRFRPRVLAVRYRGLTIHDVLGLSVDDAAEVFADHAALARVFATLQRLGLGYLVLGQPAPTLSGGEAQRLKIASELLARRRPRNLVYLLDEPTTGLHADDQDRLLAVLRDLVAEGNTVVAVEHNLEFIARADWVIDLGPGGGDEGGRLVDAGPPADVAQRALGPTGRHLARWMEGRP from the coding sequence ATGGAACGACCTCACGCCCCCTCTCTCCGCATCGTCGGAGCCCGCCAGAACAACCTGCGGGACCTGACCCTCGAGATCCCCCACGACCGGTTCGTGGTGATCACCGGGGTGTCCGGTTCGGGCAAGTCGAGCCTCGCCTTCGACACGGTGTTCGCCGAAGGCCAGTGGCGGTTCCTGGAGTCGCTGCCGGCCTACGCCCGGCTCCTCTCGGAGAAGGGCGTGCGGCCGGCCGTGGACGCCATGGACAACGTGCGGCCGGCCGTGGCCCTGGAGCAACGCAACCCCGTGCGCACGGCCCGCTCGACCTTGGGCACGGCCACCGAGCTCTACGACCTGTTCCGGCTGCTCTACGCCGCGGCCGGCCGGGTGCGGTGCCCCCGGTGCGGCGAGCCGGGCCGGGCCTGGAGCCCCGAGGCCCTGGCCCTGCACCTGCTGGAGGCCCGGGGCGGGCAGAGGGTGACGGTGGAGGTGCCCCTGGATCGCCTGACCTGGCTGCCGCGGGAGGGGTGGGCCCGGAACCTGTCGGCCCGGGGGTTCGCCCGGGCGCGGGTCGAAGGCCGGATCCGGCCCCTGGACGAGCCGGACCTGCCCCGGCTCCCCCCGGCCGGCGGCGCCTTGGTCCTGGACCGGATCGTGTTGGAGCCGTCCCGCCGCTCCCGGATCGTCTCGGCCCTGGAGCAGGGGTTCTCCCTGGGCGGGGGCCTGGTGTGCGTGACCGGAGACGACGGCGTGCCCGCGCGGTTCAGCGCCCTGCGGCGGTGCGACCGGTGCGACCTCGATCTGCCGGTGCCGCGGCCCGTGCTGTTCAGCTTCAACCACCCCCTGGGGGCGTGCCCCACCTGCACCGGGTTCGGCGCGGTGCTGGAGTGGGACGAGACCAAGGTGGTGCCCGACCCCGGCAAAACGCTGCGCCAAGGCGCGGTGGAGCCGTGGCAGACCCCGGCCAACCGGTGGTGGCAGGACCAGCTCGTGCGGCACGGCCCGGCGGCCGGGGTTCCCCTGGACACCCCGTGGGCGGAGCTGGGTCCCGAGGTCCGGCGGCTCGTGTGGGAGGGCGGCTCGGGGTTCGAGGGGATCCGGGAGTTCTTCGAGTACCTGGAGGGCAAGCGTTACAAGATGCACGTGCGGGTGTTCCTGGCCCGGTACCGGAGCCCCCGCACCTGCCCCGACTGCGGCGGGGCCCGCCTCGGGCCCGCCGCCCTGGCCGTGACCGTGGACGGTCGGACCATCGCCGACGCGAGCCGGATGGACCTGGCCGCGCTGGGCCGGTGGGTACGGGGCCTGGGCCCGGTCGTGGGCCCCCGGGGCCAGGCCGTGCTGTGGCGCATCGAGGACCGGATCGGCACCCTGGTCAGGCTGGGGCTCCACTACCTCACGATGGACCGCCCCACCCGCACCCTGTCGGGCGGCGAGGCCCAGCGGGCCGCCCTGGCCCTGCAGCTCCAGAACCACCTGACCGGCACCACCTACGTGCTGGACGAGCCCACCGTGGGCCTGCACGCCCGGGACGTGGACGTGCTGGGCGAGGTGCTCCGGGAACTGACCGGCCGGGGCAACACCGTGATCGTGGTGGAGCACGACCTCTCCCTGATCCGCCGGGCCGACTGGACGATCGAGATGGGCCCGGGAGGGGGTCGCCGGGGCGGCCGGATCGTGTTCCAGGGTCCGCCGCGGGAGCTCGCCCGGGCCGACACCCCCACCGGCCGGCACCTGGCCCGGCGCGCCGGCGGCCGGCCCCCTGCCGAGCCGAGACGTCCCCGCGGGTTCCTGACCCTGGAGGGATGCCGGCTCCACAACCTGAGGGATCTCGAGGTCTCGGTCCCCCTGGGGGTCCTGGTGTGCGTGACCGGGGTGTCCGGGTCCGGGAAGTCCACCCTCGTGGCCGACACCCTGAGGCCGCTGCTGGAGTCGAAGGGGGTTCGGGGACCGGCCCGCCTCGTGCTGCCCCCCGATCCGCCCGTGGAGGGGGTCCGGCTGGTGGACCAGTCGCCCATGGGCCGCACCCCGCGGTCGATCCCCCTGACCTACGTGGGGGCCTACAAGGCGGTGCGGGACCTGTTCGCGGGCCTCCCCGCTGCCCGCCGGCTGGGGCTGGGGCCGGCCCACTTCTCGTTCAACGTGAAGGGGGGGCGGTGCGAGCGCTGCGGGGGCACGGGGTACGAGAAGCTCGAGATGTACCTGTTCGAGGACCTTTTCGTGCCGTGCCCGGAGTGCGACGGCCGAAGGTTCCGGCCCCGGGTGCTGGCCGTTCGATACCGGGGCCTAACCATTCACGACGTGCTGGGCCTCAGCGTGGACGACGCGGCCGAGGTGTTCGCCGACCACGCCGCGCTGGCCCGGGTGTTCGCCACGCTGCAACGCCTGGGCCTGGGGTACCTGGTGCTGGGGCAGCCCGCGCCCACCCTGTCGGGCGGCGAGGCCCAGCGCCTCAAGATCGCCTCGGAGCTCCTGGCCCGGCGCCGGCCCCGCAACCTGGTCTACCTGCTGGACGAGCCCACCACGGGGCTGCACGCCGACGATCAGGACCGGCTGCTCGCGGTGCTCCGGGATCTGGTGGCCGAGGGGAACACGGTGGTGGCCGTGGAGCACAACCTGGAGTTCATCGCCCGGGCCGACTGGGTCATCGACCTGGGGCCCGGTGGGGGCGACGAAGGGGGCCGGCTGGTGGACGCGGGCCCCCCGGCCGACGTGGCCCAGCGGGCCCTGGGGCCCACCGGCCGGCACCTGGCCCGGTGGATGGAGGGCAGGCCGTGA
- a CDS encoding tRNA (cytidine(34)-2'-O)-methyltransferase yields MSPVALHVVLVEPEIPPNTGNIARLCAATRTHLHLVHPLGFSTDDRHLKRAGLDYWPHVSVREHPSLGAALAASGSGPVFYFSARSGRPYDRAPFAPGCRLVFGPESRGLPPDLLERNASQVFRIPIWGRVRSLNLSTAVGVVVYEAYRRLGAW; encoded by the coding sequence GTGAGCCCGGTTGCCCTCCACGTGGTCCTGGTGGAGCCCGAGATCCCCCCCAACACCGGCAACATCGCCCGGCTGTGCGCGGCCACCCGGACCCACCTCCACCTGGTCCACCCCCTGGGGTTCTCCACGGACGACCGCCACCTCAAGCGGGCCGGGCTGGACTACTGGCCCCACGTGTCGGTGCGCGAGCACCCGAGCCTGGGGGCCGCCCTGGCGGCCAGCGGCTCCGGCCCGGTGTTCTACTTCTCGGCCCGGAGCGGCCGACCCTACGACCGGGCCCCGTTCGCCCCCGGATGCCGGCTGGTGTTCGGACCCGAGAGCCGGGGGCTTCCGCCGGACCTGCTCGAACGAAACGCGTCCCAGGTGTTCCGGATTCCGATCTGGGGCCGGGTGCGGAGCCTCAACCTCTCCACGGCCGTGGGGGTGGTGGTGTACGAGGCGTACCGGCGGCTCGGCGCGTGGTGA
- a CDS encoding substrate-binding domain-containing protein: MRDRRWIRSWSGLVLALALVAGWVGSAGAECRIRMSTTTSTENSGLLARLLPPFEETWGCKVDVIAVGTGKALRLGANGDVDVVLVHARPAEDKFVADGYGVNRRDVMHNDFVVLGPADDPAGVRGSGSAAEALRRIARAEASFVSRGDDSGTHKKEKALWAAAGLEPGGAWYKEAGQGMGAVLRMADELGAYTLSDRGTYLAFREKMGLRIVYEGDPALANPYGIIAVNPARYPDANYEGAMCLIGYITGPRGQRIIKRFKKGGEQLFFPDAIPNP; encoded by the coding sequence ATGCGAGACCGTCGATGGATCCGTTCCTGGAGCGGGCTGGTGCTGGCCCTGGCTCTGGTCGCCGGCTGGGTCGGCTCGGCCGGCGCCGAGTGCCGCATCCGGATGTCCACCACCACCAGCACCGAGAACTCGGGGCTCCTGGCCCGGCTGCTGCCCCCCTTCGAGGAGACCTGGGGGTGCAAGGTGGACGTGATCGCAGTGGGCACCGGCAAGGCCCTGCGGTTGGGAGCCAACGGCGACGTGGACGTGGTGCTGGTGCACGCCCGGCCGGCCGAGGACAAGTTCGTGGCCGACGGCTACGGCGTGAACCGGCGTGACGTGATGCACAACGACTTCGTGGTGCTGGGGCCGGCCGACGACCCGGCCGGCGTGCGGGGCTCGGGCTCGGCCGCCGAGGCCCTTCGCCGGATCGCCAGGGCCGAGGCCTCGTTCGTGTCGCGGGGCGACGACTCGGGCACCCACAAGAAGGAGAAGGCCCTTTGGGCCGCGGCCGGCCTCGAGCCTGGTGGGGCTTGGTACAAGGAGGCCGGCCAGGGCATGGGCGCGGTGCTGCGCATGGCCGACGAGCTCGGGGCCTACACCCTGTCGGATCGGGGCACGTACCTCGCGTTTCGGGAGAAGATGGGCCTTCGGATCGTGTACGAGGGCGATCCGGCCCTGGCCAACCCCTACGGCATCATCGCGGTGAACCCGGCCCGGTACCCGGACGCCAACTACGAGGGCGCCATGTGTCTCATCGGGTACATCACCGGGCCCCGGGGGCAGCGGATCATCAAGCGGTTCAAGAAGGGCGGGGAGCAGCTGTTCTTCCCCGACGCCATCCCGAACCCGTAG
- a CDS encoding porin has translation MRQVVGVLAVLATLGVGARPGWARVDLLERLEQKGIITAAERKELEARQAPAVPAAPNHLSYRSRDGRFSGRIYGYGQVRYTFRELEDAENQSNFSVQRTRVGLKGHAFRKNLEYKVYVNVYSGNEKGTDLFDFFGDYAFAPWFSVKAGAYKVPYGVQWNVSASKLQFVERSGVDATFRFDRDTGVTVHGKLAGGLSYDAGVFNGEGRNRNNSGDGHLYVGRVVWAPMGGSPLTGEPSLNRPERPQVFLAASVAYDDDVAGHTRKNLNGRLAALGTSDVVSVGGFAGVAYRGFSLRAEGHRRRIDPKADGVDDETATGLYVQGGALVWRDVVEMAGRYEFFDPNTDASDDLTQSYGVALNAFFNGHRNKIQADWFRIRAQDGPGSATTEDRFRVQYQVAF, from the coding sequence ATGCGGCAGGTCGTGGGAGTTCTGGCGGTACTGGCGACCCTGGGGGTGGGGGCCCGGCCCGGGTGGGCCCGGGTCGACCTGCTCGAGCGCCTGGAGCAGAAGGGCATCATCACGGCGGCCGAGCGCAAGGAGCTGGAGGCCCGGCAGGCCCCGGCCGTGCCCGCGGCCCCGAACCACCTGTCCTACCGGAGCCGCGACGGCCGGTTCTCCGGCCGGATCTACGGCTACGGCCAGGTGCGCTACACGTTCCGGGAGCTGGAGGACGCCGAGAACCAGAGCAACTTCTCGGTGCAGCGCACGCGCGTGGGGCTCAAGGGGCACGCGTTCCGCAAGAACCTCGAGTACAAGGTCTACGTGAACGTGTACTCGGGCAACGAGAAGGGCACGGACCTGTTCGATTTCTTCGGGGACTACGCGTTCGCCCCCTGGTTCTCCGTGAAGGCCGGGGCCTACAAGGTGCCCTACGGCGTGCAGTGGAACGTGTCGGCCTCGAAGCTCCAGTTCGTGGAGCGAAGCGGGGTGGACGCCACGTTCCGGTTCGACCGGGACACGGGCGTCACGGTCCACGGTAAGCTGGCCGGTGGGCTGTCTTACGACGCGGGCGTGTTCAACGGCGAGGGACGCAACCGCAACAACTCGGGCGACGGTCACCTGTACGTGGGCCGGGTCGTGTGGGCCCCCATGGGCGGAAGCCCCCTGACCGGGGAGCCGAGCCTGAACCGGCCCGAGCGACCCCAGGTGTTCCTGGCGGCCTCGGTGGCCTACGACGACGACGTGGCGGGCCACACCCGCAAGAACCTGAACGGAAGGCTCGCGGCCCTGGGCACGAGCGACGTGGTGAGCGTGGGGGGATTCGCGGGGGTGGCGTACCGGGGGTTCTCGCTCCGGGCCGAGGGCCACCGCCGCCGGATCGACCCCAAGGCCGACGGCGTGGACGACGAGACCGCCACGGGCCTGTACGTGCAGGGGGGCGCCCTGGTGTGGAGGGACGTGGTGGAGATGGCCGGCCGGTACGAGTTCTTCGACCCGAACACGGACGCCTCCGACGACCTGACCCAGTCCTACGGGGTGGCCCTGAACGCCTTCTTCAACGGCCACCGCAACAAGATCCAGGCCGACTGGTTCCGGATCCGCGCCCAGGACGGGCCGGGCTCGGCCACGACCGAGGATCGGTTCCGGGTCCAGTACCAGGTGGCGTTCTGA
- a CDS encoding phenylacetate--CoA ligase family protein produces MKKYWNEKFETMPVEQLQEFQAQKLRETVAWLYERVPFYKQKLDEKGVKPEDIRTLDDIRHLPFTVKNDLRDNYPFGLCAVPMKDLVRVHASSGTTGKPITGPYTAEDKAQWQECMARTLWAQGVRPDDICQNAYGMGLFTGGLGFYLGVEAIGSCLVPTGSGMTERQIMLMQDFGSTVLFCTPTYALTIAEKADQMGVDLRKLPLRVGSFGAEPWTVEMRKEIEERMGITAHEAYGLTEMMGPGVGFSCEAYRLHLNEDHVYPEIVDPTTLEPVPLGEKGELVFTALQRRAMPLLRYRTRDITSLRRVECDCGRTLVVMDKILGRSDDMLIISGVNVFPSQVESVIMEFEEMEPLYQIRVFKKGHLDGMKVEAEAKPAVYAQGKEALEELARRISARIHAVIGIHAPVEIVPQGSIARSEGKAKRVIDERKK; encoded by the coding sequence ATGAAGAAGTATTGGAACGAGAAGTTCGAGACCATGCCGGTGGAGCAGCTCCAGGAGTTCCAGGCACAGAAGCTCCGGGAGACCGTGGCCTGGCTGTACGAACGGGTCCCGTTCTACAAACAGAAACTCGACGAGAAGGGGGTGAAGCCCGAGGATATCCGCACCCTGGACGACATCCGTCACCTTCCGTTCACCGTCAAGAACGACCTGCGCGACAACTACCCCTTCGGGCTGTGCGCCGTGCCGATGAAGGACCTGGTGCGGGTGCACGCCTCCTCCGGAACCACCGGCAAGCCCATCACCGGCCCCTACACGGCCGAGGACAAGGCCCAGTGGCAGGAGTGCATGGCCCGGACCCTGTGGGCCCAGGGGGTCCGGCCCGACGACATCTGCCAGAACGCCTACGGCATGGGGCTCTTCACCGGCGGCTTGGGCTTCTACCTGGGGGTCGAGGCCATCGGCTCGTGCCTGGTGCCCACCGGCTCGGGCATGACCGAGCGCCAGATCATGCTCATGCAGGACTTCGGGAGCACGGTGCTGTTCTGCACGCCCACCTACGCCCTGACCATCGCCGAGAAGGCCGACCAGATGGGGGTGGACCTGCGCAAGCTGCCCCTGCGGGTGGGCTCGTTCGGGGCCGAGCCGTGGACCGTGGAGATGCGCAAGGAGATCGAGGAGCGCATGGGCATCACCGCCCACGAGGCCTACGGGCTGACCGAGATGATGGGCCCCGGCGTGGGGTTCTCGTGCGAGGCGTACCGGCTGCACCTGAACGAGGACCACGTGTACCCCGAGATCGTGGACCCCACCACCCTGGAGCCCGTGCCCCTGGGCGAGAAGGGTGAGCTCGTGTTCACGGCGCTGCAGCGCCGGGCCATGCCGCTGCTGCGCTACCGGACCCGCGACATCACGAGCCTGCGGCGGGTCGAGTGTGACTGCGGCCGCACCCTCGTGGTGATGGACAAGATCCTCGGCCGGTCCGACGACATGCTGATCATCTCGGGCGTGAACGTGTTCCCGAGCCAGGTCGAGTCGGTGATCATGGAGTTCGAGGAGATGGAGCCCCTCTACCAGATCCGGGTGTTCAAGAAGGGCCACCTGGACGGCATGAAGGTGGAGGCCGAGGCCAAGCCCGCCGTGTACGCCCAGGGCAAGGAGGCCCTGGAGGAACTGGCCCGTCGGATCAGCGCCCGCATTCACGCCGTGATCGGCATCCACGCGCCCGTGGAGATCGTGCCCCAGGGCAGCATCGCCCGCAGCGAGGGCAAGGCCAAGCGGGTGATCGACGAGCGCAAGAAGTAG
- the pyk gene encoding pyruvate kinase — translation MRRAKIVCTVGPASADPDVLRRMVEAGMDVARLNMSHGDHSTHARTAELVREAGRDVGRPVALLLDLAGPKIRLGELEKPRVVHAGEEIVLVSTPEPGALPVNYPHLAEELAPGDRISLADGAIPLEVVAVEGGRVRARVLSGGTLTSHKGLNLPGKGDALPAVSEKDADDLRFGLRLGVDWVALSFVRSPADLDPARRIMEEEGVRVPVIAKVEKRQALDRIDGILEAFDGIMVARGDLGVEMPIEEVPGIQKRLIREANRRAKPVVTATQMLLSMVTNPRPTRAEVTDVANAVLDGTDAVMLSEETAMGHHPVEAVATMARIVRRAEADAPPADECRPLAAQGVPAAIARATWHVARDVGAKVIVTPTRSGSTARLVAATRPPVPVLALSSDPHTTGALALTWGTTPGVMGPAPTTDALFEACRAQVLRMGLARPGDRVVVTAGVPVDTPGTTNLLKVLEV, via the coding sequence ATGCGAAGGGCGAAGATCGTGTGCACCGTGGGGCCGGCCAGCGCCGACCCCGATGTGCTGCGGCGCATGGTGGAGGCCGGCATGGACGTGGCCCGGCTCAACATGAGCCACGGTGACCACTCCACCCACGCCCGCACGGCCGAGCTCGTGCGCGAGGCCGGCCGGGACGTGGGCCGGCCGGTGGCCCTGCTGCTGGACCTGGCCGGCCCCAAGATCCGGCTGGGCGAGCTGGAGAAGCCCCGGGTGGTCCACGCCGGAGAGGAGATCGTGCTCGTCTCGACCCCCGAGCCGGGGGCCCTGCCCGTGAACTACCCCCATCTGGCCGAGGAGCTCGCCCCCGGCGACCGGATCAGCCTGGCCGACGGCGCGATCCCCCTGGAGGTGGTCGCCGTGGAGGGGGGGAGGGTGCGGGCCCGGGTGCTCTCGGGCGGCACGCTCACCAGCCACAAGGGCCTGAACCTTCCGGGCAAGGGCGACGCCCTGCCCGCGGTGTCGGAGAAGGACGCCGACGACCTTCGGTTCGGCCTGAGGCTGGGGGTGGACTGGGTGGCCCTGTCGTTCGTGCGCAGCCCCGCCGACCTGGACCCGGCCCGGCGGATCATGGAGGAGGAGGGGGTGCGGGTGCCGGTGATCGCCAAGGTGGAGAAGCGCCAGGCCCTCGACCGCATCGACGGGATCCTGGAGGCGTTCGACGGCATCATGGTGGCCCGGGGCGACCTGGGCGTGGAGATGCCCATCGAGGAGGTGCCGGGCATCCAGAAGCGGTTGATCCGCGAGGCCAACCGGCGGGCCAAGCCCGTGGTCACGGCCACCCAGATGCTCCTGAGCATGGTGACCAACCCCCGTCCCACCCGGGCCGAGGTCACCGACGTGGCCAACGCCGTGCTGGACGGCACCGACGCCGTGATGCTGTCGGAGGAGACCGCCATGGGCCACCACCCCGTGGAGGCGGTGGCCACCATGGCCCGGATCGTGCGGCGGGCCGAGGCCGACGCCCCGCCGGCCGACGAGTGCCGCCCCCTGGCCGCCCAGGGGGTGCCCGCGGCCATCGCCCGGGCCACCTGGCACGTGGCCCGGGACGTGGGCGCCAAGGTCATCGTCACCCCGACCCGCAGCGGCTCCACGGCCCGGCTGGTGGCAGCCACCCGCCCCCCCGTGCCGGTGCTGGCCCTATCGAGCGACCCCCACACGACCGGCGCCCTGGCCCTGACCTGGGGCACCACCCCGGGGGTGATGGGGCCCGCCCCCACCACCGACGCCCTGTTCGAGGCCTGCCGGGCCCAGGTGCTCCGGATGGGCCTGGCCCGCCCCGGCGACCGGGTGGTGGTGACCGCCGGCGTGCCGGTGGACACCCCGGGCACCACGAACCTGCTGAAGGTGCTGGAGGTGTGA
- a CDS encoding MBL fold metallo-hydrolase, giving the protein MEVHRIEIPTPYAVGTVNAYLLPGSPLTLVDAGPGVPGTWEALAGGLARAGVRPADLERLVLTHPHHDHAGLARRVRDASGCRVFAHPVDHARLRDEPGVWEGIVGFLDEVCRRAGVPEGHRRELRQSMERLHGHALPLDEVEPLDEGDEVCTDQGCWRVLHTPGHARGAVCLWEPGERILISGDTLIPHISSNAVTEPGQGTFRTRTLPAYVASLRRIRELGCGRVLPGHGDAMGDPTRLIDERLAFHERRAADILRRIPPGGATPWDLVRALFPGVEPGWVFLAVSEVIGHLDLLADQGRVEWEGQEDGWKARRNGDQ; this is encoded by the coding sequence GTGGAGGTGCACCGGATCGAGATTCCCACGCCCTATGCGGTGGGCACCGTGAACGCCTACCTGCTTCCCGGCTCGCCCCTGACCCTGGTGGATGCGGGGCCGGGCGTGCCCGGGACCTGGGAGGCCCTGGCCGGGGGCTTGGCCCGGGCGGGTGTGCGGCCGGCCGACCTGGAGCGGCTGGTGCTGACCCACCCCCACCACGACCACGCCGGCCTGGCCCGCCGGGTGCGAGACGCGTCCGGCTGCCGGGTGTTCGCCCATCCGGTGGACCACGCCCGGCTGCGGGACGAGCCCGGCGTGTGGGAGGGGATCGTGGGGTTCCTGGACGAGGTGTGCCGCCGGGCCGGGGTGCCCGAAGGACACCGTCGGGAGCTGCGCCAGAGCATGGAGCGGCTCCACGGCCACGCCCTGCCCCTGGACGAGGTGGAGCCCCTGGACGAGGGCGACGAGGTGTGCACCGATCAGGGGTGCTGGCGGGTGCTCCACACCCCCGGCCACGCCCGGGGGGCGGTGTGCCTGTGGGAGCCCGGGGAGCGGATCCTGATCTCGGGGGACACCCTGATCCCCCACATCAGCTCCAACGCGGTGACCGAGCCCGGTCAGGGGACGTTCCGGACCCGCACCCTGCCGGCCTACGTGGCGAGCCTTCGGCGCATCCGGGAACTGGGGTGCGGCCGGGTCCTGCCCGGCCACGGGGATGCCATGGGCGACCCGACCCGCCTGATCGACGAGCGGCTGGCGTTCCACGAGCGCCGGGCGGCCGACATCCTGCGCCGCATCCCTCCCGGGGGCGCCACCCCCTGGGACCTCGTGCGCGCCCTGTTCCCCGGGGTGGAGCCGGGGTGGGTGTTCCTTGCGGTGAGCGAGGTGATCGGCCACCTGGACCTGCTGGCCGACCAGGGTCGGGTGGAGTGGGAGGGCCAGGAGGACGGTTGGAAGGCGCGAAGGAACGGTGACCAGTGA